A window from Zingiber officinale cultivar Zhangliang chromosome 7A, Zo_v1.1, whole genome shotgun sequence encodes these proteins:
- the LOC122000142 gene encoding 60S ribosomal protein L9-like: protein MKTILSSQTMDIPEGVTVKVNAKIVEVEGPRGKLTRDFKHLNLDFELIEGGKKLKVDAWFGSRKTTAAIRTSLSHIDNLITGVTKGYRYKMRLVYAHFPINASITPNNSCIEIRNFLGEKKVRSFFFYPYSRCSFISLFHD from the coding sequence ATGAAGACCATCCTGTCCTCGCAGACGATGGATATCCCTGAGGGTGTCACTGTGAAGGTGAACGCTAAGATCGTGGAGGTGGAGGGCCCACGTGGCAAGCTCACCCGCGACTTCAAGCATCTCAATCTCGACTTCGAGCTCATTGAGGGCGGGAAGAAGCTGAAGGTGGACGCTTGGTTCGGATCTCGGAAGACTACGGCcgccatccgcacctccttaagCCACATCGATAACCTGATCACGGGGGTCACAAAGGGGTACCGCTACAAAATGCGGTTGGTCTATGCCCACTTTCCCATCAACGCCTCCATCACTCCCAACAACAGCTGCATTGAGATCAGGAACTTCCTTGGGGAGAAAAAGGTccgatctttttttttttatccttataGTCGGTGTAGTTTTATTTCTCTATTTCATGACTAG